One Sphingomonas sp. BT-65 genomic window carries:
- a CDS encoding MFS transporter: MEKSRQGFWGLFNLSFGFFGIQIGFALQNANMSRIFQSLGTSIDDLPALWVAAPLTGLLVQPVIGHMSDRTWLGRLGRRRPYFLAGAILAALALFAMPLAPVLLFAAVMLWVLDASLNVSMEPFRAFVGDMLRKDQHSAGYAVQTAFIGAGAVVGSIFPWALEHMGVSNVAPGGGIPDTVRYAFWFGGAALFLAVLWTILSTREYSPEEMAAFDGPRAEAESDTMRLLAARGNTSSLIWIAAGLAVIVAVGKFGLEKEVYLLGALLAGYGVASLAAIQLARRGSGANMLSHIVGDFTGMPALMKRLAVVQFFSWSALFIMWINTTPVVAQYFYGATDAADARYQEGANWVGVLFTVYNGVAAVAALTLLPLLAARFGKARTHIVGLLCGVAGFASFFVIRDPQWLILSEIGIGIAWASILAMPYAILASSLPQAKLGIYMGLFNVFVVVPQLLVATVMGSIMKRFFPDEPIWTMAFAAATLLVAAVAMLRVREA; this comes from the coding sequence GTGGAGAAATCGCGCCAGGGCTTTTGGGGCCTGTTCAACCTGTCGTTCGGCTTCTTCGGGATCCAGATCGGCTTTGCGCTGCAGAATGCGAACATGAGCCGGATCTTCCAGTCGCTCGGCACCAGCATCGACGATCTGCCCGCCCTGTGGGTCGCGGCGCCGCTGACCGGGCTGCTGGTGCAGCCGGTGATCGGGCATATGAGCGACCGCACCTGGCTCGGCCGGCTGGGGCGGCGGCGGCCGTATTTCCTTGCAGGCGCGATCCTCGCGGCGCTGGCGCTGTTCGCGATGCCGCTGGCGCCGGTGCTGCTGTTCGCAGCGGTGATGCTGTGGGTGCTCGACGCGTCGCTCAACGTCTCGATGGAGCCGTTTCGCGCCTTTGTCGGCGACATGCTGCGCAAGGACCAGCACAGCGCGGGCTATGCGGTGCAGACCGCCTTCATCGGTGCGGGCGCGGTCGTCGGATCGATCTTCCCCTGGGCGCTCGAGCATATGGGCGTGTCGAACGTGGCGCCGGGGGGCGGGATTCCGGATACGGTGCGCTACGCCTTCTGGTTCGGCGGGGCGGCGCTGTTCCTCGCGGTGTTGTGGACGATTCTGAGCACCAGGGAATATAGCCCGGAGGAGATGGCGGCGTTCGACGGGCCACGCGCCGAAGCCGAGAGCGACACCATGCGCCTGCTCGCGGCGCGGGGGAACACGTCGAGCCTGATCTGGATCGCCGCGGGGCTCGCGGTGATTGTCGCGGTCGGCAAGTTCGGGCTCGAGAAGGAAGTCTATCTGCTCGGCGCGCTGCTCGCGGGATACGGCGTGGCGAGCCTGGCCGCGATCCAGCTCGCGCGGCGCGGCAGCGGGGCGAACATGCTGAGCCATATCGTCGGCGACTTCACCGGCATGCCGGCGCTGATGAAGCGGCTCGCGGTGGTGCAGTTCTTCAGCTGGTCGGCGCTGTTCATCATGTGGATCAACACCACGCCGGTGGTCGCGCAATATTTCTACGGCGCGACGGACGCGGCAGATGCGCGCTATCAGGAGGGCGCCAACTGGGTGGGCGTGCTGTTCACCGTCTATAACGGCGTGGCGGCGGTGGCGGCGCTGACGCTGCTGCCGTTGCTCGCGGCGCGGTTCGGCAAGGCGCGGACGCACATCGTCGGACTGCTGTGCGGCGTGGCGGGGTTCGCGAGCTTCTTCGTGATCCGCGATCCGCAATGGCTGATCTTGAGCGAGATCGGGATCGGCATCGCCTGGGCGTCGATCCTCGCCATGCCCTACGCGATCCTCGCCTCGAGCCTGCCGCAGGCGAAGCTCGGCATCTACATGGGCCTGTTCAATGTCTTCGTGGTGGTGCCGCAGCTGCTCGTCGCGACCGTGATGGGGTCGATCATGAAGCGCTTCTTCCCCGATGAGCCGATCTGGACGATGGCCTTCGCCGCCGCGACGCTGCTGGTCGCCGCGGTGGCGATGCTGCGGGTCAGGGAAGCCTAA
- a CDS encoding threonine synthase codes for MRYDDNRTADRPTFVTHLECSMTGERYAADTLHGLSSVGRPLLVRYDLDAVRAAVSPVELAQRPADLWRYRELLPVRQTANIVSLGEIATPIVPLHKIAAGAGAATLLVKDEGRLPTGSFKARGLVMAISMAKELGVTTIAMPTNGNAGAAAAAYAAQAGIEAVIFCPDDTPEINVREIAAQGARVYRVNGLIDDCGKLVAAGKAANGWFDLSTLKEPYRIEGKKTMGLELAEQLGWELPDVIFYPTGGGTGLIGMWKAFDEMEALGWIGAKRPRMVAVQAEGCAPMVRAWEQGERHATRWEDAHTVAAGIRVPQAVGDFLILDAVRASNGFAMAVSDAAILEAVEDAARLDGLLLCPEGGATLAAWRKALAEELISPDDRAVLFNCATGLKYPMPDLSKTLDRHAPIDFAAL; via the coding sequence ATGCGCTACGACGACAATCGGACCGCCGACCGGCCGACCTTCGTCACCCATCTCGAATGTTCGATGACCGGCGAGCGATACGCGGCCGACACGCTGCACGGCCTCTCTTCCGTCGGCCGGCCGCTATTGGTCCGCTACGATCTCGATGCGGTCCGCGCCGCCGTTTCGCCCGTTGAACTTGCGCAGCGTCCCGCTGACCTGTGGCGCTATCGCGAGCTGCTCCCCGTGCGCCAGACCGCGAACATCGTCAGCCTGGGGGAGATCGCGACGCCGATCGTCCCGCTGCACAAGATCGCCGCAGGCGCCGGCGCCGCGACCTTGCTGGTCAAGGACGAGGGGCGCCTGCCCACCGGATCGTTCAAGGCGCGCGGGCTGGTCATGGCGATCTCGATGGCCAAGGAGCTGGGCGTCACCACCATCGCCATGCCCACCAACGGCAATGCCGGCGCCGCGGCGGCCGCCTATGCCGCGCAGGCCGGGATCGAAGCGGTGATCTTCTGTCCCGACGACACGCCCGAGATCAACGTGCGCGAGATCGCGGCGCAGGGCGCGCGCGTCTATCGCGTCAACGGGCTGATCGACGATTGCGGCAAGCTGGTCGCGGCGGGGAAGGCGGCCAATGGCTGGTTCGACCTCTCGACGCTCAAGGAGCCGTATCGGATCGAGGGCAAGAAGACGATGGGGCTGGAGCTCGCCGAACAGCTCGGCTGGGAACTGCCCGACGTGATCTTCTACCCCACCGGCGGCGGCACCGGGTTGATCGGCATGTGGAAGGCGTTCGACGAGATGGAAGCGCTCGGCTGGATCGGCGCGAAGCGCCCGCGCATGGTCGCGGTGCAGGCCGAGGGTTGTGCGCCGATGGTCCGCGCCTGGGAGCAGGGTGAGCGCCACGCGACCCGCTGGGAGGACGCGCACACCGTCGCCGCGGGGATCCGCGTGCCGCAGGCGGTGGGCGATTTCCTGATCCTCGACGCGGTGCGCGCGAGCAACGGCTTCGCCATGGCGGTGAGCGATGCCGCGATCCTGGAGGCGGTGGAGGACGCCGCACGGCTCGACGGTCTGCTGCTCTGCCCCGAGGGCGGCGCGACGCTCGCGGCGTGGCGCAAGGCGCTGGCCGAAGAGCTGATCTCACCCGACGATCGCGCAGTGCTGTTCAACTGCGCGACCGGCCTCAAATACCCGATGCCCGACCTGTCGAAGACGCTTGATCGCCACGCCCCGATCGATTTCGCCGCGCTTTAG
- a CDS encoding class I SAM-dependent methyltransferase — MTSPLRRRALVLGAVCSSVVPIAARARDADVPYVPTPPEVVEGMLDMAGLKPGERLIDLGSGDGRIPMAAVRRGASALGVEIDSDLVARARAKARFAGLEGRVHFVRDDLFTVSLRDADVVTLYLLPDINERLKPKLLSEMKPGARVVSHAFDMGDWPPEQHREVSEKHVYLWTIPAIAGGEWRLVRGDGTTATLAIAQRYSRVSGMLDGRAIRDARLAGAALSFAADGVAYRGAVGDRTIIGDTWRAERID, encoded by the coding sequence TTGACTAGTCCGTTGCGCCGTCGCGCGCTGGTGCTCGGCGCCGTCTGTTCGAGCGTGGTGCCGATCGCCGCGCGCGCACGCGACGCCGATGTGCCCTATGTCCCCACGCCGCCCGAGGTGGTCGAGGGCATGCTCGACATGGCCGGGCTCAAGCCGGGCGAGCGGCTGATCGACCTCGGCTCGGGCGATGGCAGGATTCCGATGGCCGCGGTCCGCCGCGGCGCCAGCGCGCTGGGCGTGGAGATCGACAGCGATCTCGTCGCCCGGGCCCGTGCAAAGGCGCGCTTTGCCGGGCTCGAGGGCCGCGTGCATTTCGTCCGCGACGACCTGTTCACCGTGTCGCTGCGCGACGCCGATGTCGTCACCCTCTATCTGCTCCCTGACATCAACGAACGGCTCAAGCCCAAGCTGCTGAGCGAGATGAAGCCCGGCGCACGCGTCGTCAGCCACGCGTTCGACATGGGCGACTGGCCGCCCGAGCAGCATCGCGAGGTTTCAGAGAAGCATGTCTATCTCTGGACCATCCCCGCGATCGCCGGCGGCGAATGGCGGCTGGTCCGCGGCGACGGCACCACCGCGACGCTGGCAATCGCGCAGCGTTACAGCCGCGTGAGCGGCATGCTCGACGGCCGCGCGATCCGCGATGCCCGGCTTGCTGGGGCGGCGCTAAGCTTTGCAGCAGATGGCGTCGCCTACCGGGGCGCGGTTGGCGACCGCACCATCATTGGCGACACTTGGCGCGCCGAGCGGATCGACTAG